From one Elusimicrobiota bacterium genomic stretch:
- the prfB gene encoding peptide chain release factor 2 (programmed frameshift) — translation MVIEEVNGQIQDLSVRFEKLRGFFEIDNRRALLTELEARTAKPDFWNNQTEAQKVSQQVADIRKLSELWSTFQRKFDDVKTLYNLAKEEGSSAYDQEIVNEINALSENVHRIELETKLSGPQDRNSAIVNLHSGAGGTEACDWVEMLFRMYLRWAERRGYATEVMDILPGDGAGIKSVTFFVNGLYAYGYLKSETGVHRLVRISPFDANKRRHTSFAACDVIPEIEDDVQIEVKDTDLRIDTYRSSGAGGQHVNKTDSAVRMTHLPTGIVVACQNERSQMKNRAKAMKMLKAKLFELEEDKKRAEQERHYGEKGDIAWGNQIRSYVFMPYQLVKDHRTDHEYSNIADVMDGNIDMFIESFLESKAGEKKG, via the exons ATGGTAATAGAAGAAGTTAATGGACAAATCCAAGATCTTTCTGTAAGGTTTGAAAAATTGCGG GGTTTCTTTGAGATTGATAACCGTAGAGCATTGTTAACTGAGCTTGAAGCACGTACAGCAAAACCTGATTTCTGGAATAACCAAACCGAAGCACAGAAGGTTTCTCAGCAAGTAGCAGATATAAGAAAACTATCGGAATTATGGTCCACTTTCCAGAGAAAGTTTGATGATGTAAAAACTTTGTATAACCTTGCTAAAGAAGAGGGTAGTTCTGCGTATGACCAGGAAATTGTTAATGAAATCAATGCGTTAAGCGAAAATGTGCATAGGATTGAACTTGAAACCAAGCTTTCCGGCCCGCAGGATAGGAATAGCGCGATTGTAAACCTTCATTCCGGCGCGGGTGGGACAGAAGCGTGTGACTGGGTAGAAATGCTTTTCAGGATGTACCTCCGCTGGGCTGAACGCCGGGGGTATGCTACCGAAGTTATGGATATTCTTCCCGGTGACGGGGCGGGGATTAAAAGCGTAACTTTTTTCGTTAATGGTTTATACGCATACGGGTATTTGAAATCAGAGACCGGGGTTCACCGGCTTGTACGGATTTCGCCGTTTGATGCGAATAAACGCAGGCATACGTCTTTCGCTGCGTGTGATGTTATACCTGAGATTGAAGATGATGTGCAGATTGAAGTAAAAGATACTGATTTACGGATTGATACCTACCGTTCTTCAGGGGCAGGCGGGCAGCATGTTAATAAAACAGATTCTGCGGTTAGGATGACACATTTACCCACGGGAATCGTTGTTGCGTGCCAAAATGAGCGTTCACAGATGAAAAACCGTGCGAAAGCAATGAAGATGCTGAAAGCTAAATTGTTTGAGTTGGAAGAAGATAAAAAACGCGCGGAACAGGAACGTCATTACGGCGAAAAAGGTGATATTGCATGGGGTAATCAGATACGTTCATATGTGTTTATGCCGTACCAGCTGGTAAAGGATCATCGTACAGATCATGAGTACAGCAATATCGCGGATGTTATGGATGGTAATATTGATATGTTTATAGAATCTTTTCTCGAATCTAAAGCCGGGGAAAAGAAAGGATGA
- a CDS encoding ABC transporter ATP-binding protein, which yields MAELTVRCINVRKQYIMGKIEVNALRGVNLEIMKGEYISIMGPSGSGKSTLFNAIGGLDKPTEGKIYIDEVDVAQLDAYELAWLRCRKIGYIFQTFNLISVMTALENVTLPMIFAGLSTDECLDRGKELLELVGLGGRLHHKPLEMSGGQQQRVAIARALANDPAIVLADEPTGNLDLKTGKEIIALLKKLNREKGVTVISATHDLKMLDVSDRIIWVTDGQIERIEKRSDIELKIGEVEGHQE from the coding sequence ATGGCAGAACTTACTGTCCGGTGTATTAACGTAAGAAAACAGTACATTATGGGTAAAATTGAGGTTAATGCACTTAGAGGCGTTAACCTTGAGATTATGAAAGGTGAGTATATATCGATCATGGGGCCGTCAGGGTCTGGAAAGTCAACTTTGTTTAATGCTATCGGAGGCCTTGATAAACCTACTGAGGGTAAGATTTATATTGATGAAGTTGATGTCGCACAGTTGGATGCATATGAACTTGCGTGGTTGCGGTGCCGGAAAATAGGGTACATATTCCAGACGTTTAACTTAATCTCTGTTATGACAGCGCTGGAGAATGTTACTTTACCGATGATATTTGCCGGGTTGTCTACAGATGAATGCCTTGACCGCGGGAAAGAGTTGCTCGAACTTGTTGGTCTTGGCGGTAGGTTGCATCATAAACCGTTGGAGATGTCCGGCGGGCAACAGCAGCGCGTTGCTATCGCCAGGGCGTTAGCGAATGATCCTGCGATTGTACTGGCTGATGAACCTACGGGTAACCTTGACCTTAAGACCGGGAAAGAAATTATTGCATTATTGAAGAAACTTAATAGAGAAAAAGGTGTAACCGTAATCTCTGCAACACATGACCTTAAGATGTTAGACGTATCAGACCGTATCATCTGGGTGACAGACGGGCAGATTGAGCGTATAGAAAAACGTAGTGATATCGAACTCAAGATCGGTGAAGTTGAAGGACATCAAGAGTAA
- the trpC gene encoding indole-3-glycerol phosphate synthase TrpC, which produces MKVNNILDGIIAYKKVFVQERKDIVSLKQLEKQIAGLEYKPYSFRDSIKRENSDAKVNLIAEVKRRSPSAGELVKKFEPVTIAKKYESSGAAAVSVLTDEKFFGGSLEYISDIKIKVSLPLLRKDFIIDRYQVAEAKAAGADAILLINAVLDPRQIEELRVYAKELGMDVLVEVHDGKELKTVLEKTGAEIIGINNRDLTTFRVDINTTLELVPQIPALKVTVAESGIKTREDIEALTGANVHAVLIGETLIRAGLSNIEHTVRGLGL; this is translated from the coding sequence ATGAAGGTTAATAATATTCTCGACGGGATTATTGCTTATAAAAAAGTATTTGTTCAAGAACGTAAAGATATTGTCTCGTTAAAACAACTGGAGAAACAAATTGCCGGCCTCGAATATAAACCTTATTCTTTCCGTGATTCCATCAAACGTGAGAACAGCGATGCTAAAGTTAACCTAATCGCTGAAGTAAAACGCAGGTCGCCTTCTGCCGGGGAATTAGTTAAAAAATTTGAACCTGTTACTATCGCAAAAAAGTATGAATCTTCTGGCGCAGCGGCAGTGTCTGTACTGACCGATGAAAAGTTTTTTGGGGGAAGCCTTGAATATATATCTGATATTAAAATAAAGGTATCTTTGCCGTTATTGAGGAAAGATTTTATTATCGATAGGTATCAGGTAGCAGAAGCTAAGGCCGCTGGTGCGGATGCTATACTTTTAATTAACGCCGTGCTTGATCCTAGGCAAATTGAAGAGTTACGCGTGTATGCAAAGGAACTCGGGATGGATGTACTTGTTGAAGTTCATGATGGTAAGGAACTAAAGACTGTACTTGAGAAAACCGGTGCGGAGATTATCGGGATAAATAACCGTGATTTAACGACGTTCAGGGTGGATATTAATACCACACTGGAACTTGTTCCCCAGATTCCTGCATTAAAAGTTACAGTCGCGGAAAGCGGGATAAAAACGCGTGAAGATATTGAAGCGCTTACCGGTGCGAATGTGCATGCAGTCCTTATCGGTGAAACATTGATACGTGCGGGATTGTCTAACATCGAACACACAGTGCGCGGGCTCGGTTTATAG
- a CDS encoding PqqD family protein, with protein MNSKKSIKGRMVLTREQSLTAVPRKNGLITEDKRGEEEVVLKLPLKYKGINSFFAWMFILPKNRIVALDPIGTVIWDACDGQRTVAGLIQIIVEKYKLSFKESELSIFEYVRNLVERGLVQLDVKK; from the coding sequence ATGAACAGTAAAAAGAGTATTAAAGGGCGGATGGTATTAACGCGGGAGCAGTCGTTGACCGCGGTACCCAGAAAAAATGGTCTTATTACAGAAGATAAGCGGGGGGAAGAAGAAGTAGTCCTGAAGTTGCCTTTGAAGTATAAGGGAATAAACTCATTTTTTGCATGGATGTTTATTTTACCTAAAAACAGGATTGTTGCGTTAGACCCTATTGGAACGGTTATCTGGGATGCGTGTGACGGGCAACGCACGGTTGCAGGTCTTATACAGATTATCGTAGAGAAGTATAAGCTTAGTTTTAAAGAGTCGGAACTGTCGATATTTGAATATGTACGCAACCTGGTAGAACGCGGGTTAGTACAGTTAGATGTTAAAAAGTAG
- a CDS encoding response regulator → MAKVMVVDDEKNVVELLDFLLMKDGYEVINAFNGREAISLAAQQKPDLILLDIMMPGIDGYTVYNTLQQDPATNKIPVIILTAKGRMRDVFAMAKNIVAYIEKPFDPKMLRESVRAVLIKK, encoded by the coding sequence ATGGCAAAAGTGATGGTTGTTGATGACGAAAAAAATGTGGTTGAATTGCTAGACTTTTTATTGATGAAAGACGGGTATGAAGTGATTAACGCATTCAACGGGAGGGAAGCTATCAGCCTGGCAGCGCAACAAAAACCTGACCTTATCCTTCTGGATATAATGATGCCCGGGATTGACGGGTATACTGTGTATAACACGCTGCAGCAGGATCCTGCAACAAATAAGATTCCTGTGATAATCCTTACTGCAAAAGGACGGATGCGTGATGTGTTTGCAATGGCAAAAAATATTGTGGCGTACATAGAGAAACCATTTGACCCTAAGATGTTACGTGAGAGTGTTAGGGCAGTGCTGATAAAGAAGTGA
- a CDS encoding phosphoribosylanthranilate isomerase, giving the protein MAKIKICGITNENDAVWCAGMGVHYLGFNFWENSPRKVSQKMVKDVVSKLPGFVKPVGVFVNAETDELIQTVKNTGLKLVQLHGDETVEYVKTLGEQISVVAPGVEVIKAFRVQGDEVITSMEQYKPYVKYFLLDAYVPGVEGGTGEVFNWDIAVKAKILEVPIFLAGGLNPDNVAAAVEKVDPFAVDVASGVERLPRRKDYDKLKQFILRCQC; this is encoded by the coding sequence ATGGCAAAAATTAAAATTTGCGGGATCACAAACGAAAATGATGCGGTTTGGTGTGCCGGGATGGGGGTACACTATCTAGGGTTTAATTTCTGGGAAAATAGTCCCAGGAAGGTGTCACAGAAGATGGTGAAGGATGTTGTATCAAAACTTCCTGGGTTTGTAAAACCTGTTGGCGTATTCGTAAACGCTGAAACCGATGAGTTGATTCAAACCGTGAAAAATACGGGGTTAAAACTTGTGCAGTTGCATGGCGATGAAACGGTTGAGTATGTAAAAACACTGGGGGAACAAATATCCGTAGTAGCACCAGGGGTTGAGGTTATTAAAGCGTTTAGAGTACAAGGGGATGAGGTTATAACCTCAATGGAACAGTATAAGCCATACGTAAAGTACTTTCTTTTGGATGCATATGTGCCCGGGGTTGAGGGTGGAACCGGTGAGGTGTTCAACTGGGATATCGCGGTTAAAGCTAAGATTTTGGAAGTACCGATTTTTCTTGCCGGAGGGTTGAATCCTGACAATGTAGCTGCGGCAGTGGAGAAAGTTGACCCGTTTGCCGTAGATGTAGCATCAGGGGTTGAACGTTTACCTCGGAGGAAAGATTATGACAAGTTAAAACAGTTTATTTTACGGTGCCAGTGTTGA
- the trpD gene encoding anthranilate phosphoribosyltransferase, with protein sequence MIKEAIQKIVAGNNLDELEAVDVMSEIMGGEATDAQVAAFITALRMKGETIDEITGCARVMRQFATHVNVSPKNAVGLDRDDINIDYETIVDTCGTGGDRTNTFNISTTTAFVVAGAGIIVAKHGNRSVSSHCGSADVLEALGVKLDVTVGVVEKCLATAGIGFLFAPVLHGAMKYAINPRKQIGIRTIFNILGPLTNPANATAQVLGVYEKSLVPILAEVMNRLGAKHVFVVHGKDSLDEVSVTGETFIAELMDNKVKEYTIIPEQFGFTRAALEDIRGGDAKKNAEIISAVLRGEKGPRRDVVLLNSALAIVAAGKASGVKAGVELASVSIDSGAALKKVELLKNLTNEG encoded by the coding sequence ATGATTAAGGAAGCTATACAGAAAATTGTTGCCGGGAATAATCTCGACGAGCTTGAAGCTGTTGATGTGATGTCTGAAATCATGGGTGGTGAAGCTACAGACGCTCAGGTCGCAGCGTTTATCACGGCGTTGAGAATGAAAGGTGAAACTATTGACGAGATTACCGGCTGTGCGAGGGTTATGCGCCAGTTCGCGACACACGTGAATGTTTCTCCTAAAAATGCTGTAGGGCTTGATCGGGATGATATCAATATTGACTATGAAACCATTGTAGATACCTGCGGTACTGGCGGGGACAGGACTAATACGTTTAATATATCTACTACCACAGCATTTGTTGTTGCTGGTGCGGGGATTATCGTTGCAAAGCATGGTAACCGTTCGGTATCGTCGCATTGCGGCAGCGCTGATGTCCTGGAAGCGTTGGGGGTAAAGCTTGACGTTACCGTTGGAGTGGTAGAAAAATGCCTTGCTACTGCGGGGATAGGGTTCCTCTTCGCGCCTGTATTGCATGGAGCAATGAAGTATGCTATTAATCCGCGGAAACAGATAGGTATTCGCACAATATTTAATATCCTCGGCCCGTTGACGAATCCCGCGAATGCTACTGCCCAGGTGCTGGGGGTGTACGAAAAAAGTTTAGTTCCAATACTCGCTGAGGTTATGAACAGGCTCGGAGCTAAACATGTATTTGTCGTGCATGGTAAGGACAGTCTTGATGAAGTGTCAGTTACAGGAGAAACTTTTATTGCGGAACTTATGGATAATAAGGTTAAGGAGTATACTATAATACCGGAACAGTTTGGTTTTACCCGTGCAGCACTTGAAGATATCCGCGGGGGTGATGCCAAGAAAAACGCGGAGATCATTTCTGCAGTACTACGCGGTGAAAAAGGCCCGCGGAGAGATGTTGTACTTCTGAACTCAGCACTGGCAATCGTAGCAGCAGGGAAAGCAAGTGGCGTTAAAGCCGGAGTGGAGCTCGCGAGTGTGTCCATTGATTCCGGTGCTGCATTAAAGAAAGTTGAACTCCTGAAAAACCTTACAAATGAAGGTTAA
- a CDS encoding peptide transporter: MRRDNQRDINEYRDLIEQPKEFKDGFNLKTVIGAIFIGFIMMPGSIYLGLVAGQGVGPAAQWVTIILFMEVMRRSFQVMTKQELFVLYYVAGHVIAGYALHLSGGPWSGLIWHQFFVSSPAAAPFADQIPIWVSPQPMSDAIINRSFLHPEWLPAIGLLLINYLIGRVNAFTFGYVLFRITSDVEKLPFPMAPIAAQGATALAESSSKSETWRWRMFSIGSVIGLLFGLVYIGIPTISSMILVTPVTLLPIPWIDLTAAIETILPATPFGFVTSLGTFLIGFVLPYWIVVGGFASSVITMIANPILQKTGVLKTWRPGMDTFHTSFANSIDFWLSFGIGIAFAVFIFSIYEIVRATRKKKTESGSADFSKLFHPPEGRGDFSVTLAMGLFVLSSILNIVLCRVLVPHFPIIFFIGFALLYTPMMSYVHARLTGMTGQYAGIPMVREATFLLSGYKGAAIWFAPLPMHDYGGMAGFFREVELTGTKITSVIKAELLVMPIIFICGFIFWSFIWQLGPIPSALFPYAQKTWYFHAMQSSLWISSTAVGGKPFLLEALKFPVMATGLGFGLLLYVILAAAGLPMMLIYGFIRGVGQLPHSLFLEFIGALLGRYYFAKKFGEKNWRNYAPVIFAGFSCGMGLIGMVCIAATLIAQSVSKLPF, encoded by the coding sequence ATGAGAAGAGATAATCAAAGAGATATTAACGAATACCGAGATCTAATTGAACAACCCAAAGAGTTTAAGGATGGGTTTAATTTAAAAACTGTTATCGGGGCGATATTTATTGGGTTCATAATGATGCCTGGGTCTATTTATCTCGGGTTGGTTGCTGGTCAGGGAGTAGGGCCCGCAGCGCAGTGGGTGACGATTATTTTGTTTATGGAAGTTATGCGGCGGTCATTCCAGGTGATGACCAAACAGGAACTTTTTGTGCTTTATTACGTAGCGGGACACGTGATTGCCGGGTATGCGTTACACTTGTCCGGTGGCCCGTGGTCTGGTCTTATTTGGCACCAGTTTTTTGTTTCAAGCCCGGCTGCAGCGCCGTTTGCGGATCAAATACCAATTTGGGTATCACCGCAACCTATGTCAGATGCTATTATTAACCGTTCCTTCCTGCATCCGGAATGGTTACCTGCGATTGGTTTGTTGTTAATTAACTATCTCATAGGCAGGGTTAACGCGTTCACTTTTGGGTATGTTTTGTTTAGAATAACTTCTGACGTTGAAAAACTGCCGTTCCCGATGGCACCTATTGCCGCTCAGGGCGCAACGGCATTGGCAGAATCTTCGTCTAAGAGTGAAACATGGCGGTGGAGGATGTTCTCAATAGGTAGTGTTATCGGGTTATTGTTTGGGCTTGTGTATATAGGAATACCCACGATTTCAAGTATGATCTTGGTGACACCGGTAACATTGCTTCCTATTCCCTGGATTGACCTTACCGCTGCAATTGAAACAATTTTACCGGCAACGCCATTTGGGTTTGTTACCAGTTTAGGGACTTTCCTCATAGGATTTGTATTGCCGTATTGGATTGTTGTTGGTGGGTTTGCGTCTTCTGTCATAACTATGATTGCTAACCCGATACTTCAGAAAACCGGGGTGTTAAAAACATGGCGGCCTGGTATGGATACGTTCCATACAAGTTTTGCGAACTCAATCGATTTTTGGTTAAGTTTTGGGATTGGTATTGCGTTTGCTGTGTTTATATTTAGTATCTACGAAATCGTTCGTGCTACGAGAAAGAAAAAGACGGAAAGTGGTAGTGCGGATTTTTCTAAGTTGTTTCACCCACCGGAAGGGCGCGGTGATTTTTCTGTAACACTCGCGATGGGATTATTTGTTTTATCATCTATACTGAACATAGTTTTATGCCGTGTACTTGTTCCGCATTTTCCTATAATTTTTTTCATTGGATTTGCGTTGTTGTATACACCTATGATGTCGTATGTACACGCAAGGTTGACTGGTATGACCGGGCAGTATGCCGGGATTCCTATGGTAAGAGAAGCAACGTTTTTACTGAGCGGATACAAAGGCGCGGCAATTTGGTTTGCACCGTTGCCTATGCATGACTACGGCGGGATGGCTGGGTTTTTCCGTGAAGTTGAGCTTACCGGTACAAAGATTACCAGTGTTATAAAAGCTGAACTGTTAGTCATGCCGATCATCTTTATCTGCGGGTTCATTTTCTGGAGTTTTATTTGGCAGCTTGGGCCTATACCGTCAGCGCTGTTCCCTTATGCTCAAAAAACGTGGTACTTCCATGCTATGCAGTCAAGTTTGTGGATTTCATCAACTGCAGTTGGAGGGAAGCCGTTTTTGCTGGAAGCACTAAAATTTCCTGTAATGGCGACAGGATTGGGGTTCGGGTTGCTGCTTTATGTGATCCTTGCCGCAGCGGGATTACCGATGATGTTGATATATGGATTTATCCGCGGGGTTGGGCAGTTACCGCATTCGTTATTCCTTGAATTCATTGGTGCGTTGCTTGGCCGGTACTATTTCGCTAAGAAATTTGGTGAAAAAAACTGGAGGAACTACGCACCGGTAATATTTGCCGGATTTTCTTGCGGGATGGGTTTAATCGGTATGGTATGTATTGCCGCAACATTAATTGCGCAGTCCGTATCTAAACTGCCGTTCTAG